GTGAGCCCGCAAGGCTTTGGGATCAGGCTGCGCTACGTGCTGAAGTTTTTCATATTCGGCCAGTTCGCGAATGAGCCCAACCAGCACCTCGGCATCTTCTGGCCTAGCCATACGAATGCGAAACGCGCTCATCGGTATCGGCGAAAGTCTTCTTCCTCGTCGTCATCAGACTCTTCGTCGTCGTCCCGTCCCAGCGAAGAGAGCATCGCACCCATCATGTCGCTGTAACGGGTTTCCTGTTCGAACAGGTCTTTGCCCAAAAGCGAATGCTGGTGCAGCGCCTCCAATACGAACTCCATCATGGAAGCTGTCTCTTCCCGGGTATTAGGTCGGGTATAACGCTGCACCACAGCGCAGAGCCCCTCTACAGCCTCAAGTCGACGGGCATACTCCACAAATGGCAGCTCTGGGTTAAGCTCAACCTGCCCTCCTTTAGCAAACCAGTCCAGAATAGGCTGGTACGGCGCGCGCCCTTCTTTCCGGTTGGTTGGGTCGGGGAAATAGCGCGGGAAGATGGCCTTAATAGCTCTTCCCACAAGCAACCGGGCAACGTTTTGCACGCCCTCCTGCTCGCCTTCGTAGACCAGTTCGATTTTTCCCGTGATGGCAGGTTCAATCAGCAACAGGTCGCTAATGCGCAGGGTGGTTTCTGTTTCGCCATTGAGCAACGCGCGGCGCTCGGCAGCCGAAATTAGGCACTCCAGCGCTGCCCGCGTCATCCGCACCGAAACGCCCGACTTTTGGTCTACATATTCACTTTTTCGGGCCTCAAAAGCAATTTGCTCAATGATTTCTCGGAAAAAGTAGGGAATATGCACCCGTACCTGTCCGTCGCGCTCTTGCCAGGCTTCTTGTTGCGTAATGGCAATGCCAATCTCGAGGGTTTTCGGATAGTGGGTGATGATTTGGCTATCGATGCGGTCTTTGAGCGGCGTAATGATGTTCCCCCGGTTGGTATAGTCTTCGGGGTTAGCTGTAAATACCAAAAGTACATCAAGGGGGAAGCGAATATTAAAGCCGCGAATCTGAATATCTTGCTCTTCGAGAATATTGAGCAGCCCCACCTGAATGCGCGGCTGCAGATCGGGCAGCTCGTTAATGGCGAAGATCCCGCGATTGGTGCGTGGAATCAGGCCAAAGTGAATTACTTCTTCATCGGCGTAGGTCAGGCGTCGGTTAACCGCCTTGATTGGATCGATATCGCCGATTAAATCGGCAATGGTGGTGTCGGGTGTGGCCAGCTTTTCAGCATAGCGGCGGCTGCGATGCAGCCATTCAATAGGGGTGTCGTCGCCCATATCGGCCACCATTTCGCGCCCGTATTTAGAGATAGGGGCAAACGGGTTGTCGTTGACTTCGCTCCCCTGGATGATGGGGATGTATTCATCGAGCAGCTCTGGTAGCATCCGGATGAGGCGCGTTTTGGCCTGGCCGCGCAGGCCAAGCAAGATCATGTCATGGCGGCCCAGGATGGCATTTTGAATTTGAGGGATCACGGTGCGCTCGTAGCCAATAATCCCTGGAAAGATTTCCTCCCCTCGGCGCAGCTTAGCGATTAGGTTCTTTCGCAATTCGTCCTTGACCGTAAGTGGCCGGTACCCGATCGCCTTTAGGTCGCCCAGTGTTTTTAGTTCAGTTAACGGCCGATCCATAGCCCCTCGTTGGATGATAGCGCAAAGTAGCACGGTCAGGGCGTGCGGCTGTTCCCTACAAGTCGCCAGCTGTAGGCCACCACACGCGGATCAGGGTCGTTGAGGACCACCACCAATAGGCAAGCAGTTGGCTTACAGCGCACGGCCAAGTCATGCGGGTAAAACTGGCGCTTCAACGGTTGTGCTGCTGGGGCCAACCGGTAGCGCAGCCAACCCTCGGTGTCGTATACATCGACCTGCACCCATCCGGGCCGCAAGTTGAGCACAAACAGTAGTGAATCGACAGGCACGGCAGCGCTGCTCAGCAGCGGCGCCTGGTATGCTTCACCAACGAGAAATGCCCTGCTGCGGGCAAGCATTGGGGAGTCGAACCCCACGAGTGCCAGCGTATCCATGCGCCCGTCTGGGTACCATCGGTCGACGACGGGGCGAAAGCCCGACAGACTCAGCAACGTATCGTCCCAAAGCCGTAACAGCCCGGCATAACGCCACACAGGCCCAGAGAGCCGTTGTTGCCGCAGCGTTTGCCCTAAGGCATCAAGCTGCAGGAGCCATCCCGTTTCCCCCTCACGGAGGGCTTTCACAAAGTAGCCCGTCTTGCTGGCTGCCGCATAAAGCAACGCCTTCGCAGGGAGTTGATCCGGCAGTGGGATACGACGGACGACTTGGTGGCCCACTAAACCCACAAGTTGACGCGCTTCGGGCGCCAACACAACCAAGGTATCCCCACGCCAGCCTGCCAAATAAGGGTAACGCAGCCCGGCCACGTGTAGCGTGTCCACCAGTCTCCCCATGGTATCCAACACGGCCACAAAATGCCGGGCAACATCGCTCACATACACCTTGCCTTCTGGCCCAAACTGTACTGTGCGTGGGCGTTCTAAGGGAAGCGCAGCGGTCGCCGCCACTTCCCAACGTAGGTGCAAGGTGTCTTGCGGAACCGTAGCGGCAATCTGCCGCGAAAGGGAATCCGACGGTAGCAGCGCCGTGGGCTCTTCGCGACGGCACGACGAGGGAAGACATCCCGAGAGCACCGCTATGCTCAAAAGCCACCAGGTGCTGCGCCTCATCACGGTGCTTGCCGGCCAATCCGCATTTCCAGTTCTAGCCGTCGCCCTTCTCGAAGGATGCTGAGACGAACCCGATCGCCCGGACGGAAGTCGAGCAGCCGCGCCCGCAGTTCTTCACTGTTTGCCACGGCGGTACCCCCAAAGGCAATGATGACGTCGTAAGGCCGCAGCCCGGCTTCATCGGCAGGCGAACCGGGGTCGACATCGGTAACAAATACCCCTCGCGCCTCGGGCACCCCTAAAGCCTGCGCAATGCGCGGCGTAACGTCTCGTACGTACAGGCCAGTGTAATAAGAACGATCGACGTATCCTTTGGCTTTTAATTCTTCTACAATGCGGCGGACCTTTTCTGCCGGAATGGCAAAACCAATCCCCACCGACCCTCCCGTTTCTGTATAAATGGCCGTATTCATGCCAATCACTTCACCAATCGCATTGACCAGCGGCCCCCCTGAATTCCCCTGGTTGATGGCAGCATCGGTCTGGATCATGTCGCGATACACCCGACCGCTTTGGCCAGCTGGCAGGTTACGCCCAACAGCACTGACAACGCCTACAGTTACCGTTGGAGGGGCGGCTTCAAACAAGCCATAAGGATTCCCCAAAGCCACAACCCACTCCCCCACGATAGGTGGACTATCGCTAAACTTCAGATAGGGCAGAGGCCGATCCGGCCGCACTTTTAGAAGGGCAATATCGGTTGCCGGATCTGTTCCCACCAGCTCGGCATCCATGGCATGACCATCGGGAAAGGACACTGTAATCTTGGTCGCATTGCCCACCACGTGGTCGTTGGTGACAATATAGCCATCAGGAGAAATGACAAATCCAGACCCGATCGCGTGAATCTGACGCTCAATAACGCGCGAACGCGGCCCTCCGAAAAAGAATTCCCAAATCGGATCATTAAAAAAGTCGGCAAAGGGGTCACGATAACGGATACGCTGCACCTCAAGCACGTTGATGCTCACCACTGCTGGCGACACCTCGCGAACAGCCCGCGTAATGGCTGTCTCACGAGAACGGGAAAGCTGCACTTGTGTAGTATCTACAAGGCCCTGGGATGCTCCAGGCTCTTCCGAACGCGCGTTCTGTGAACACCCCATTCCTGCCCATGGCAGGAAAAGCAGGCCCAATAACAGTGCGTAACGCATCATGTTTGACATGCTTTGTAAACCCAGGCCGTTAATACGAGCCGTACCCGTCATGAGTTCTTTAGGAAAAGATGTACCTTGAAAGAGATACATCTAACCAATTTGATGCGATGCCCCCTTTGCGCCACGTGCTATTTTGGAAGCCTTATGGCGTACTGAGCCAGTTCACAGATCCTCAAGGGCGTCCCACGCTTAAAACGTACATTGACGTCCCAGACGTCTATCCGGTTGGACGTCTGGACCAAGACAGCGAAGGACTGCTTTTGCTCACCCGCGATGGGCAGCTTAAGCATCGCCTGCTTCATCCGCGCTACGGGCATTGGCGTACCTACTGGGTCCAAGTCGAGCGCATCCCTGAAGAAGAGGCACTACGGCAATTGGCACAAGGCGTTGTCATTGCCGGGGGCTACCGAACACGTCCAGCCCGCGTGCGGCGCATCGACCCCCCACCGCTTCCACCACGTCCCGTACCTATCCGCTACCGAAAAACGGTTCCCACCTGCTGGCTAGAGATCTCCTTACGGGAGGGAAAAAACCGCCAAGTGCGACGCATGACAGCGGCTATTGGACACCCTACGCTGCGCCTAGTGCGTGTAGCCTTTGGCCCCTTAAGCTTAGAAGGTCTCTCTCCAGGTCAATGGCGGCCCCTCACCCCTGAGGAAGAAGCCGCACTGTACCGCCTCTGCCACCTAAACAAACCTTCCCACTTACCTTGAGGGGATCTCGCCAGACCACTGGACGACCCCCCCAAGTCATGTACCTGCAGCATAATCGGTCACGTAAGCCCGCTGCTCCTCCGAGAGCGTGTCGATCCGAATGCCTAAGGTCTCCAGCTTGATGCGTGCAATTTCTTGGTCCAGCTCTTCAGGCAGGTCAATCACTTGAGGTGGCAGCTTTTCGCCTGATTTGTGTTTTTCAACCAGGGTCAAATGGGCCATAAACTGATTGGCGAAGCTCATGTCCATCACTTCAGGCGGGTGTCCTTCGGCAGCCGCCAGGTTGACGAGGCGTCCCTCGGCCAATACGTAGATGCGGCGGCCATTTTCGAGCAAGTATTCTTTGTTGTTGGGTCGCACTTCGCGGGTGCGAACGGTCAGCGCGGCCAGTTCCTTCAGGTTAAGCTCCACATCGTAGTGGCCGGTGTTGCACACGATCGCCCCATCTTTCATTTTGCGAAAATGCTGGCCACGAATTACATCCTTCATGCCCGTAGCGGTGATGAAAATATCGCCGATTTCGGCAGCTTCGTCCATGGGCATGACTTGAAAGCCATCAAGTACAGCCTTGAGCGCAGCGGTCGGTTTTACTTCGGTGACAATCACCTGCGCCCCCATTCCCCGGGCCCGCATAGCTACGCCGCGCCCGCAATGGCCGTAGCCGGCTACCACCACGCGCTTGCCCGCCAGGAGCACACTGGTAGCCCGCAAGATGCCATCGATCGTAGACTGGCCAGTGCCGTAGACATTGTCAAAATCCCACTTTGTTTCCGCATCATTGACAGCGAAGACCGGATAGCGGAGCTTTCCATCAGCAGCCATGGCCCGCAGGCGTTTGACGCCTGTGGTGGTTTCTTCCGATCCCCCAAGGATGTGCTCGGCCAGCTCAGGTCGGCGATGATGCACCGTAAAGATGAGGTCGGCACCATCGTCCAGTGTCAGGTGCGGTGGTTTTTGGAGCGTCTGCTCGATACTCCAGTAGAACTCTTCGACGCTCTGTCCATGCCAAGCGTAGATTTCTATGCCAGCATCGGCTAGTGCGGCTGCAATGTCGTCCTGTGTCGAAAGCGGATTACAGCCGCTCCAGGCTACCTCGGCGCCACAGGCTTTAAAGGTCTCGATCAGCACCGCCGTTTCTTTAGTTACGTGCAAGCAGCCAGCAATCCGGTAGCCTTTGAACGGTTGCAAGGCTTGATAGCGCTCGCGCAGGTGCATCAGCACTGGCATGCGGCTTTCGGCCCACGCAATGCGCCTGCGGCCAGCTTCGGCCAGACGCAGATCCCGTACCTTATAGGCGCCTTCCTTGTAGTCCATGGTCTAGAATCTATTTGCTGGAATCGTAGGCTGTTCCTACGCCTTAGCCCTAAAGGTAGCTCACGGTTCAGCAAAACTTCACCTCAAGGTCGGTACACCACCGATACGGTCTGCTGCGCGTCTTCGGTGAGCAGCCGAACCCAATAGACGCCCGCAGCAAGTCCGGTAGGCTGGAACGTTACGGCGTAGGTGCCTTCAGGCTGCAGCGCATCGACCAGTCGCACGAGCTCTCGCCCCAGCAGATTATAAACGACCAGCTGCACCTGCTGCGTACGCGATAAGGTATAGGCAAGCGTTAGCGTCGTTCGGAAAGGATTGGGGAATGGGGGCCACAATCGGGTCTGGCGCTGCAGCTCCAGCTCAGGATCTAGCGAGGCCTGCTCTAAGCGCAGCGCTTCTAGTGTCCAAAAAGCCTCTGGGACTTCACTAGAGCAACGAAATGAAGCCCTCAGCCAGAGCGTAAGACCAGCATAGCTTGAAAGATCAAAGGTGTGCCAGAGGCCTTCTGGGGGACTCGCCTCGCCAAAGGGTTGCTCAGCAGAGGATGCGCCTTCGGGCAGCAAAACCTGCCAGCTATAGCCGCCATCGGTCGATCCTTCCAAAAGGCCATTACACGCATGGCCAAAATGAAACGCATGGTGCAAATGTAGGCGCAGCCGTTGGGCATTGCGGGCCAGTTCAAGCGGCAATAAGACAAGCGTAGCCGGTGTTGTCTGCGGGCGTTGAATGCGCCACTGCGTACCCGATTGGGCCCAACCGGCATTGGCCTGCGCTACACGTAGCGCATCAGTTTCGGCCACGTGTCCAATAGCCACGGCAAAGGTTTGATCGGGCGCTTGCAGAGGCTGGCGCAGCTGCCAGCCTGTTGCCGTCTCGGCCTCGAGATAGTAAAAAATCTGTCCCGGCATCCCATCCCAAGGGATCTGCCCTTCAAAAAGCGAGTCACTAAGGGGTTGGAAGAAAGCAGACGGGACGAACTGACCGTTTTGCAGATAAAAAGCCTGCACCCGTACAATCGAGTCCCTACGGGCTGTAGCGTAGGTGCGCACAATGAGCGCAGTGGGCGTGACCGTCACGTCACGCGTGGGATCGTGGCGAACCACCACCGGAAACGATGCAGGATCAACGAGCCCCCGTGCCCCTAGTCGCTCAACGAGCAGGCTCACATGCGCCCCCCCATAGTAATCCATATCGGCCTGCAAAAGGGCCTGGGCTGCATCTCGAAACGTAGCTGGTGGGCTTAAGTACAGGGCGGCAGCCACTGCCAAACGGTCTGTAATGGCCTTTCCGAGAACATCCTGAATTTCCATGAGCACCTTAGCCCAAAGCAAACCGTCCCGATAGGGATTGCAGGGACTTTGCGGCGTGTCTTCGCGATCGCAGTTTGTGTCTTGCGGATAGCTTCCTTCGAAGGCTATGCGTCGTCCTTCCCAGATCGTTCCGTCGCCACTATCCCAGCGAAAGAGGAGATCCCAATCTGTGCGTCGCACGGCCCCAGTTTCGGCCAGCCATCGGGCATACGTAGCTGCCCAGTAGTCGGCCCACCCCTCATGCAGCGCTTTGCCTTCGTTCGTATTGAGCAACCCTGGCGCCATGTCCTCCAGCAGGGCATGCCAGTACTCATGCCAAATGACCGCAGCATCTTCGGCGTCATCTACGCCACCCGTGCCAAAAG
This Rhodothermus bifroesti DNA region includes the following protein-coding sequences:
- a CDS encoding T9SS type A sorting domain-containing protein — its product is MTRRIGKRLSLGLLMLAVSLAAYAQPRRVQTLPDTLLASPTRPVPQGRVHPLTGQQQATYRLPSPVAWQGSVEATARAFLRQEAVRFGWRAPDRTLQLQWLRATPQAAHVRFQQTLNGVPIWGRYVQLNLNREGRPTLVLNGYDPRLEAWAHRLDSLPRLSASAALASARHELKQPEAPASDPMLMVWPELPPRLVWHFVLWPQDQPEEWAVFVDAHSGGLVAVWNQATHVQPPKSVVSPSPAFPLPVGLVTGEGHVFDPDPLATAGMPYGGAYADNSDADTPELNAERRAVSLLEITQGQDGLYRLEGPYVRITGNLPNVADAAYTPPAEPVPDAFHYTRGDPRFEAVMAYYHIDFSQRYLQQLAIGTPVQAAPLPVNPRGLTTDNSMYYPSAKAIAFGTGGVDDAEDAAVIWHEYWHALLEDMAPGLLNTNEGKALHEGWADYWAATYARWLAETGAVRRTDWDLLFRWDSGDGTIWEGRRIAFEGSYPQDTNCDREDTPQSPCNPYRDGLLWAKVLMEIQDVLGKAITDRLAVAAALYLSPPATFRDAAQALLQADMDYYGGAHVSLLVERLGARGLVDPASFPVVVRHDPTRDVTVTPTALIVRTYATARRDSIVRVQAFYLQNGQFVPSAFFQPLSDSLFEGQIPWDGMPGQIFYYLEAETATGWQLRQPLQAPDQTFAVAIGHVAETDALRVAQANAGWAQSGTQWRIQRPQTTPATLVLLPLELARNAQRLRLHLHHAFHFGHACNGLLEGSTDGGYSWQVLLPEGASSAEQPFGEASPPEGLWHTFDLSSYAGLTLWLRASFRCSSEVPEAFWTLEALRLEQASLDPELELQRQTRLWPPFPNPFRTTLTLAYTLSRTQQVQLVVYNLLGRELVRLVDALQPEGTYAVTFQPTGLAAGVYWVRLLTEDAQQTVSVVYRP
- a CDS encoding AAA family ATPase; translation: MDRPLTELKTLGDLKAIGYRPLTVKDELRKNLIAKLRRGEEIFPGIIGYERTVIPQIQNAILGRHDMILLGLRGQAKTRLIRMLPELLDEYIPIIQGSEVNDNPFAPISKYGREMVADMGDDTPIEWLHRSRRYAEKLATPDTTIADLIGDIDPIKAVNRRLTYADEEVIHFGLIPRTNRGIFAINELPDLQPRIQVGLLNILEEQDIQIRGFNIRFPLDVLLVFTANPEDYTNRGNIITPLKDRIDSQIITHYPKTLEIGIAITQQEAWQERDGQVRVHIPYFFREIIEQIAFEARKSEYVDQKSGVSVRMTRAALECLISAAERRALLNGETETTLRISDLLLIEPAITGKIELVYEGEQEGVQNVARLLVGRAIKAIFPRYFPDPTNRKEGRAPYQPILDWFAKGGQVELNPELPFVEYARRLEAVEGLCAVVQRYTRPNTREETASMMEFVLEALHQHSLLGKDLFEQETRYSDMMGAMLSSLGRDDDEESDDDEEEDFRRYR
- a CDS encoding adenosylhomocysteinase, with product MDYKEGAYKVRDLRLAEAGRRRIAWAESRMPVLMHLRERYQALQPFKGYRIAGCLHVTKETAVLIETFKACGAEVAWSGCNPLSTQDDIAAALADAGIEIYAWHGQSVEEFYWSIEQTLQKPPHLTLDDGADLIFTVHHRRPELAEHILGGSEETTTGVKRLRAMAADGKLRYPVFAVNDAETKWDFDNVYGTGQSTIDGILRATSVLLAGKRVVVAGYGHCGRGVAMRARGMGAQVIVTEVKPTAALKAVLDGFQVMPMDEAAEIGDIFITATGMKDVIRGQHFRKMKDGAIVCNTGHYDVELNLKELAALTVRTREVRPNNKEYLLENGRRIYVLAEGRLVNLAAAEGHPPEVMDMSFANQFMAHLTLVEKHKSGEKLPPQVIDLPEELDQEIARIKLETLGIRIDTLSEEQRAYVTDYAAGT
- a CDS encoding S1C family serine protease; this encodes MMRYALLLGLLFLPWAGMGCSQNARSEEPGASQGLVDTTQVQLSRSRETAITRAVREVSPAVVSINVLEVQRIRYRDPFADFFNDPIWEFFFGGPRSRVIERQIHAIGSGFVISPDGYIVTNDHVVGNATKITVSFPDGHAMDAELVGTDPATDIALLKVRPDRPLPYLKFSDSPPIVGEWVVALGNPYGLFEAAPPTVTVGVVSAVGRNLPAGQSGRVYRDMIQTDAAINQGNSGGPLVNAIGEVIGMNTAIYTETGGSVGIGFAIPAEKVRRIVEELKAKGYVDRSYYTGLYVRDVTPRIAQALGVPEARGVFVTDVDPGSPADEAGLRPYDVIIAFGGTAVANSEELRARLLDFRPGDRVRLSILREGRRLELEMRIGRQAP
- a CDS encoding pseudouridine synthase; its protein translation is MPPLRHVLFWKPYGVLSQFTDPQGRPTLKTYIDVPDVYPVGRLDQDSEGLLLLTRDGQLKHRLLHPRYGHWRTYWVQVERIPEEEALRQLAQGVVIAGGYRTRPARVRRIDPPPLPPRPVPIRYRKTVPTCWLEISLREGKNRQVRRMTAAIGHPTLRLVRVAFGPLSLEGLSPGQWRPLTPEEEAALYRLCHLNKPSHLP